A single window of Tetrapisispora phaffii CBS 4417 chromosome 16, complete genome DNA harbors:
- the SEC28 gene encoding coatomer subunit epsilon (similar to Saccharomyces cerevisiae SEC28 (YIL076W); ancestral locus Anc_7.278): MDYFTVKQNYYTGNYSQVLKEIDVLGADDTTLFYKARSQIALGSYESNASAGQLGASFDSYNAFLKSKKIEDVSIKEDSASNYELVLLASANAIVGDYETASQLCNKGIDSDEEVGKLELLLLAVEISLLNEKPTIAKALYDNFVNQKTAQGEFSSEDELIVNLAESYIKFFTNVDTTSSNFYYYSEISQSFSTWSAQLRLLNSHLQQGHLTEAQDIVKVLESEYYSVQQKEQADLFKPELLVQKITLSAMQDDGNIESLRTELKSLAPEHAYLKNNEKINNKFDELVVKYSS; encoded by the coding sequence ATGGATTATTTCACAGTTAAACAGAATTATTACACCGGTAATTATTCTCAAGTATTAAAGGAAATCGATGTCCTAGGTGCTGACGACACTACTCTGTTCTACAAAGCCAGATCTCAAATTGCTCTAGGTTCATACGAATCCAATGCTTCCGCTGGTCAATTAGGTGCATCTTTTGATAGCTACAATGCCTTTTTGAAGTCCAAGAAAATCGAAGATGTATCAATTAAAGAGGATTCAGCTTCCAATTATGAATTGGTCTTATTGGCTTCTGCTAATGCTATTGTTGGTGACTATGAAACAGCTTCCCAATTATGTAACAAAGGTATTGATAGCGACGAAGAAGTCGGCAAATTagagttattattattagctGTTGAAATTTCTTTGTTAAATGAAAAACCAACTATTGCTAAGGCTCTATATGACAACTTTGTCAACCAAAAGACTGCTCAAGGTGAATTCTCTAGTGAAGATGAACTGATAGTTAACCTTGCTGAATCATACATTAAGTTTTTCACTAACGTTGATACaacttcttcaaatttctATTACTACAGTGAAATTTCTCAAAGTTTTTCCACTTGGAGTGCACAATTACGTTTATTAAACTCTCATTTACAACAAGGTCATTTAACTGAGGCACAAGATATAGTGAAGGTCTTAGAGTCAGAATATTACTCTGTCCAACAAAAGGAACAAGCTGATTTGTTCAAACCAGAACTTTTAGTTCAAAAAATCACATTGTCTGCCATGCAAGACGATGGCAACATCGAGAGTTTAAGAACCGAATTGAAATCATTAGCTCCAGAACATGCTTACCTAAAGAATAAcgaaaaaataaacaataaatttgatgaacTGGTTGTCAAGTACTCCTCATGA
- the AIR1 gene encoding TRAMP complex RNA-binding subunit (similar to Saccharomyces cerevisiae AIR1 (YIL079C) and AIR2 (YDL175C); ancestral locus Anc_7.281), which translates to MTEENNEGLRELRGEGRYFGILDGDQIISGSEIVCRQCRQEGHMQRDCPHTVCSYCGVLDEHASKDCKLTIFCKKCGETGHYFNHCPLRFDDNIYCTVCNSNRHVEKMCSSVWRSYALRDDNTDADLGQQLDMEKFYCYNCGSSGHLGDDCKEYRSSRVPNDDGSAFSGENLSTPLKKMYYQKLNEEYDYYDYGYRKNQSSYNDLNWRQANDQHYMQKPLPKPTSTMQSLPTLNYPQIPEHSYPVRQQGVYYNTQNQYNGQGSYINNYNNQYDNQYGSYDNYQNNNQYNNYNNFNNYQNNRNDGGRLNYNTVYRNNNESKSYQPTKSGTIDEDFKNIDY; encoded by the coding sequence ATGACAGAAGAGAACAACGAAGGACTGAGAGAATTGAGAGGTGAAGGTAGATATTTTGGTATCTTGGATGGTGATCAGATAATTAGTGGGAGTGAGATTGTCTGTAGGCAATGTAGGCAAGAAGGTCATATGCAAAGGGACTGTCCGCACACGGTATGTTCATATTGTGGTGTGTTGGATGAGCATGCATCGAAAGATTGTAAACTGACGATTTTTTGTAAAAAGTGTGGTGAGACTGGTCACTATTTTAACCATTGCCCGCTGCGGTTTGATGATAACATATACTGTACTGTGTGTAATTCAAATAGGCATGTTGAGAAGATGTGTTCGAGTGTTTGGAGGTCGTATGCTCTGCGAGATGACAATACCGATGCCGATTTAGGACAGCAACTAGATATGGAGAAGTTTTACTGCTATAATTGTGGTTCATCAGGGCATTTGGGGGATGATTGTAAGGAGTATAGGTCATCGCGTGTGCCTAATGATGACGGGAGTGCATTTTCTGGTGAAAATTTATCTACACcgttaaaaaaaatgtattatcaaaaattaaacgAAGAGTACGACTATTACGACTATGGGTATAGAAAAAACCAGTCTAGTTACAATGATCTCAATTGGCGACAGGCTAATGATCAACACTATATGCAAAAACCATTACCTAAACCAACGTCCACAATGCAGTCTCTGCCCACATTAAACTATCCACAGATCCCAGAACATTCCTACCCTGTGAGACAACAAGGTGTATACTACAATACTCAGAATCAATATAATGGGCAGGGAAGctatataaacaattacAACAATCAATACGACAACCAGTATGGCAGCTATGACAATTACCAAAACAACAACCAGTATAATAACTAcaacaatttcaacaaCTACCAAAATAACAGGAATGATGGAGGCCGTCTAAATTACAACACAGTATACCGAAATAACAATGAAAGCAAGAGCTACCAACCTACGAAGTCAGGCACTATTGATGAGgactttaaaaatatagattattaa
- the THS1 gene encoding threonine--tRNA ligase THS1 (similar to Saccharomyces cerevisiae THS1 (YIL078W); ancestral locus Anc_7.280) has product MSEVTEQVKNLSVDDKPKKENKKNKQQSLFLDPEPAFIQERDDMFTKLLAEYNEKVKAKAHVPIKIVLKDGSKKDAVSWETTPMDIAKDISKSLADRLCIARVNGSLWDLDRPFESESENEEFSLQLLDFDSEDGKKVFWHSSAHVLGESCECHMGAHICLGPPTDDGFFYEFATRDSLKEKTEDEAERTVSQADFPNLESVAKSVIKQKQKFERLVMSKEDLLKMFHYSKYKTYLVQTKIPDGGETTVYKCGKLIDLCTGPHIPHTGRIKAFKLLKNSSCYFLGESDNDSLQRIYGVSFPDKKLMDAHLKFLKEAADRDHRKIGKEQELFLFHEMSPGSCFWLPHGTRIYNTLVDMMRTEYRKRGYEEVITPNMYNSKLWETSGHWANYKDNMFSFEVEKETFGLKPMNCPGHCLMFKSRERSYRELPWRVADFGVIHRNEFSGALSGLTRVRRFQQDDAHIFCTQDQIEGEIENIFDFLKYTYGVFGFEFKMELSTRPDKYVGEIETWNSAESKLQSCLEKWGGDWEINPGDGAFYGPKIDIMISDALRRWHQCATIQLDFQLPNRFELEFKAKDGSDSENYERPVMIHRAILGSVERMTAILTEHFAGKWPFWLSPRQVYVVPVGVKYQEYAQQIRDKCHEAGFYTDVDLTGNTLQKKVRNGQLLKYNFIFIVGEQEMNERSVNIRNRDIMEQQGKNATVNIDTVIEQLKKLKEERRSDNALE; this is encoded by the coding sequence ATGTCTGAGGTTACTGAACAAGTGAAGAATTTGTCTGTTGATGACAAGCCAAAAAAGGAGAACAAGAAGAACAAGCAACAATCCTTGTTTTTGGATCCTGAACCAGCTTTCATTCAAGAGAGAGATGACATGTTTACTAAGCTTTTAGCTGAATACAATGAGAAAGTTAAAGCCAAGGCTCATGTCCCAATTAAGATTGTGTTGAAGGATGGCTCTAAGAAGGATGCTGTCTCTTGGGAAACTACTCCAATGGACATTGCAAAGGACATTTCCAAGTCTTTAGCTGACAGATTGTGTATCGCTAGAGTCAATGGTTCTCTATGGGATTTGGATAGACCATTCGAATCTGAAtctgaaaatgaagaattcAGTCTTCAATTATTGGATTTCGACAGTGAAGATGGTAAGAAAGTCTTTTGGCATTCTTCTGCCCATGTCTTGGGTGAATCTTGTGAATGTCATATGGGTGCTCATATTTGTTTAGGTCCACCAACTGATGATGGTTTCTTCTATGAATTTGCCACTAGAGACTCTCTAAAGGAAAAAACTGAAGATGAAGCTGAAAGAACCGTCTCTCAAGCTGATTTCCCAAACCTGGAATCAGTTGCCAAGTCTGTCATCAAACAAAAGCAAAAGTTCGAAAGATTAGTCATGTCAAAGGAAGACTTGTTAAAGATGTTCCATTACTCCAAGTATAAGACTTATCTAGTTCAAACCAAGATCCCAGATGGTGGTGAAACTACCGTATACAAGTGTGGTaagttaattgatttatgtACTGGTCCACATATCCCACACACAGGCCGTATCAAGGctttcaaattattaaaaaattcttcTTGTTACTTCTTAGGTGAATCTGACAACGATTCTTTACAAAGAATCTACGGTGTCTCTTTTCCAGATAAGAAATTAATGGACGCTCATTTGAAATTCTTAAAAGAAGCTGCCGACAGAGATCACAGAAAGATCGGTAAGGAACAAGAATTGTTCTTATTTCATGAAATGTCTCCAGGTTCTTGTTTCTGGTTACCTCACGGTACTAGAATTTACAACACTTTAGTTGACATGATGAGAACTGAATACAGAAAGAGAGGTTACGAAGAAGTGATCACTCCAAACATGTACAACTCGAAGTTATGGGAAACCTCCGGTCATTGGGCCAACTACAAGGACAATATGTTCAGTTTTGAAGTTGAAAAGGAAACTTTCGGTTTGAAACCAATGAACTGCCCAGGTCATTGTTTAATGTTCAAGTCAAGAGAGAGATCTTACAGGGAGTTGCCATGGAGAGTTGCCGATTTCGGTGTCATCCATAGAAACGAATTCTCTGGTGCTTTATCAGGTTTAACTCGTGTTAGAAGATTCCAACAAGATGATGCTCATATTTTCTGTACCCAAGACCAAATCGAAGgtgaaattgaaaacatttTCGATTTCTTAAAGTACACCTACGGCGTTTTCGGTTTCGAATTCAAGATGGAATTGTCTACTAGACCAGACAAATACGTTGGTGAAATTGAAACTTGGAACTCTGCTGAATCCAAATTACAATCTTGTTTAGAAAAATGGGGTGGTGACTGGGAAATCAACCCAGGGGATGGTGCTTTCTACGGTCCAAAGATCGATATCATGATTTCTGATGCTTTAAGAAGATGGCACCAATGTGCTACCATTCAACTAGATTTCCAATTACCAAACAGATTTGAATTGGAATTCAAAGCTAAGGATGGTAGTGATTCTGAAAACTACGAAAGACCAGTAATGATCCACAGAGCCATCTTAGGTTCTGTCGAAAGAATGACCGCTATCTTAACAGAACATTTTGCTGGTAAATGGCCATTCTGGTTATCTCCACGTCAAGTCTACGTTGTCCCAGTCGGTGTCAAATACCAAGAATATGCCCAACAAATCCGTGACAAGTGCCACGAAGCTGGTTTCTACACCGACGTCGACCTAACCGGTAACACTTTACAAAAGAAGGTTAGAAACGGTCAATTATTGAAGTACaacttcatcttcatcgtTGGTGAACAAGAAATGAATGAAAGATCCGTTAATATCAGAAATAGAGATATCATGGAACAACAAGGTAAGAATGCCACTGTCAACATCGACACCGTCATAGAACAGctaaagaaattgaaggAAGAAAGAAGATCTGACAATGCTTTAGAATAA
- the GID12 gene encoding Gid12p (similar to Saccharomyces cerevisiae YDL176W; ancestral locus Anc_7.283) yields MSDADEISFIVSTASKDENHNSINLVYFEYKDKKLHWHPGKYILGDTLNAHDRLGEIQKFCYVKPGSHISGETRNDGNLGDDISDYLFIAKKNGVIEVIKDFKKKVTESKDLIADFKMTCNLLPYFRDAEKPNAFDIISLEYFNGILYCSTRVGKVYSFFLNLPNYYRQVNNFFNSKAQDDGIYSIFKESYTPDNFENPNIFEKLTMYVTNEGWQDICYFLKPTIDTLKDGCGYTKDALYFRASFCVDIKRNIESCHVNPLDRYSLLISSNNINMSIEKFNIPQYFYYWLFSFLSKKTNTQNKLKSYQDGKQSESKINSKCVLKPPSTRIDRLKKMSDYLTESYERGDDGHFNQYNRNAELVEPSDYTSPQFNPITHEEQLFEPEVLAAFNNRRMLDHDLVLSNNNVAIIPSYICWEFKNGKEKTFNTVSFLERRSLRRRNREMFNEILNHGGNWVPNIDDSISTHSNSLSNTSTTSLDKRHSSKNPFLLLDFYACYNSNSATNNISEIDFLTPNYSKLKLISISRNNSIEVFKPKYQNIPSLKIDSFKYVEDEKETLETFNMKCFKDKMTISSLTSFQKLFKINENLSLIIDEAGLLIIDTENITNIDNLSDNNDKILKIALFNFGKIKDVIIYINQFNECMYEYPLKHNFEDEHDYCNDFSISLTAIVTTDADHILGLNGVFICHSKLGKLELTDSIITKNNHKTVELLQFLDFSTVQNTKKHYLKIQSDSDLAYKKQR; encoded by the coding sequence atgagtGATGCAGATGAAATCAGCTTTATTGTTTCTACAGCATCCAAGGATGAAAATCATAATAGTATAAATTTAGTCTATTTCGAGTACAAGGATAAAAAGCTTCATTGGCATCCtggtaaatatattttaggTGATACACTTAATGCACATGATAGGTTAGgtgaaattcaaaaattctgTTATGTAAAACCTGGAAGTCATATATCAGGAGAGACAAGAAATGATGGAAATTTAGGCGATGATATTTCagattatttatttattgctAAAAAGAACGGTGTGATAGAAgttattaaagattttaagAAAAAAGTAACAGAAAGCAAAGATTTAATTGCGGATTTCAAAATGACTTGTAACTTATTGCCCTATTTCCGTGATGCTGAGAAGCCAAATGcatttgatataatatctctagaatattttaatggGATTCTTTATTGTTCTACTCGAGTAGGAAAAGTTTACagtttttttttaaatttaccTAATTATTATCGACAAGTTAACAACTTTTTCAATAGTAAAGCACAAGATGACGGAATATACTCTATCTTTAAAGAATCATACACGCctgataattttgaaaacccaaatatatttgaaaaactGACAATGTACGTAACAAATGAAGGATGGCAAGACATTTGTTATTTTCTCAAACCTACAATTGACACTTTAAAGGACGGTTGTGGTTATACTAAGGATGCATTGTATTTTAGAGCGTCATTTTGTGTagatattaaaagaaacatCGAATCTTGCCATGTCAACCCCCTAGATCGATACAGCTTATTGAtatcatctaataatataaacatgtcaattgaaaaatttaatattccacaatatttttattattggtTATTTTCCTTCTTATCCAAAAAGACTAATActcaaaataaattgaaaagttacCAAGATGGGAAACAGTCGGAGAGTAAGATAAATTCTAAATGTGTCTTGAAGCCTCCTTCAACAAGGATAGACCGGCTAAAAAAAATGTCTGACTATTTGACTGAAAGTTACGAGAGAGGAGATGATGGACATTTTAACCAGTATAATAGAAATGCAGAATTGGTAGAACCAAGTGATTATACTTCACCTCAATTTAATCCTATCACACATGAGGAGCAATTGTTCGAACCTGAAGTTTTAGCTGCATTTAATAACAGACGAATGTTGGATCATGACTTAGTTCtctcaaataataatgttgcAATAATTCCAAGTTATATATGCTGGGAGTTCAAGAATGGTAAAGAAAAGACTTTCAATACCGTCTCATTTTTAGAGCGAAGGTCTTTGCGCAGAAGAAATAGAGAAATGttcaatgaaattttaaatcatGGTGGCAACTGGGTTCCCAATATCGATGATAGTATTTCAACTCATAGTAATTCTCTTTCTAATACATCTACAACGAGTTTGGATAAAAGACATTCGTCAAAAaatccatttttattattagatttttaTGCCTgttataattcaaattctgcaacaaataatatatccGAAATAGATTTTCTAACTCCAAACTACTCAAAGTTAAAATTAATCAGCATTTCTCGAAACAATTCAATTGAGGTCTTTAAGCCTAAATATCAAAACATAccttctttaaaaatagaTTCGTTTAAATATGTTGAAGATGAGAAGGAAACCTTAGAGACATTTAATATGAAATGTTTTAAGGATAAAATGACTATTAGCTCGTTGACCTCATTCCAAAAACTCTTTAAGATCAACGAAAATCTGTCTCTAATTATTGATGAAGCTGgacttttaataattgacactgaaaatataacaaatatCGATAATTTATCTGATAATAACGATaaaatcttgaaaattgcattattcaattttgggaaaattaaagatgtcataatctatataaatcaattcAACGAATGCATGTATGAATATCCACTAAAAcataattttgaagatgaacATGATTACTGTAATGATTTCAGCATTTCGTTAACCGCAATTGTAACAACGGATGCTGACCATATCTTAGGGTTAAATGGCGTATTTATATGTCATTCAAAATTGGGAAAATTAGAATTGACAGATTCCATTATTACTAAGAATAATCACAAAACAGTCGAGCTTTTGCaatttttagatttttCTACAGTTCAAAATACCAAGAAGCATTATCTCAAAATACAATCTGACTCTGATCTGGCATATAAGAAACAAAGGtaa
- the GET2 gene encoding GET complex subunit GET2 (similar to Saccharomyces cerevisiae GET2 (YER083C); ancestral locus Anc_7.277), producing the protein MSELSEAEKRQLLRERRQRKFKNGGASSRLNQITGQNKDSQLSTESPLDVQTAATKNTIEMDDLFANVKKASVENKAKQAAIKKKTEKEQIQNPVNPELEMYKHLAEKTQDDGSSTPEFFSMLQSMQQSFGEGTATPSSQVFPVDQANLDYYNYKLNNMKAVFILIKWLVFLLPYIYFVTRPKLQQFNHQFSLSALTDSRNFFMVFLSFEIVAMSAYLQKLKGLQKGHKIDPIQNAGKFANLIGLIPEGILPINNLKGKAVLCLQHLDLLSLFLTDLAFVIIMIGIVSVF; encoded by the coding sequence ATGAGTGAACTATCAGAAGCTGAGAAACGTCAACTCTTAAGAGAAAGAAGACAAaggaaatttaaaaatgggGGTGCCTCTTCAAGATTGAATCAAATTACTGGACAGAATAAGGATAGTCAGTTAAGTACAGAATCCCCATTAGATGTGCAGACAGCTGCTACAAAAAATACTATAGAAATGGATGACTTATTTGCTAATGTTAAGAAAGCTTCAGTAGAAAATAAGGCTAAACAAGCAGCtatcaaaaagaaaactgAGAAAGAACAAATACAAAATCCAGTGAATCCGGAATTAGAAATGTATAAACATCTAGCTGAAAAGACTCAGGATGACGGTTCATCGACACCagaatttttttctatGCTCCAATCAATGCAACAAAGCTTTGGTGAAGGTACTGCTACTCCAAGTTCACAAGTTTTTCCTGTGGACCAAGCTAACTTAGACTACTACaattataaattgaataacaTGAAAGCTGTTTTCATACTTATTAAATGGCTAGTGTTTTTACTaccttatatatattttgttacAAGACCAAAATTACAGCAGTTTAACCatcaattttctttatctGCTTTAACTGATTCAAGAAATTTCTTTATGGTGTTTTtaagttttgaaattgttgcTATGTCAGCATATTTACAGAAATTGAAGGGCTTACAAAAAGGTCATAAAATTGACCCAATACAAAATGCTGGTAAATTTGCAAATCTAATTGGATTAATTCCAGAAGGTATATTGccaattaataatttaaaaggAAAGGCTGTTTTATGTTTACAACATTTAGACTTACTTTCCTTGTTTTTAACTGATTTGGCTTTTGTCATAATAATGATTGGTATCGTTAGCGtcttttga
- the SPO22 gene encoding Spo22p (similar to Saccharomyces cerevisiae SPO22 (YIL073C); ancestral locus Anc_7.272), whose protein sequence is MSEMNSVVKATLEEFCDSSVWLVQQFSSNLENTFSSVENRLDGLQPMAEKYERLFRTSPIIIDEELCLKLENNSTSLWNQITMIEKSKNNKENQKILFRCKVYATILLSIYESLSPTVVNKLMVLKCYITVLKGLEGEFYDQQILRNIQEQCDKLLIVTQDEINDNKIKNHLETEQKEKDFNNLRIEYLIINFQLALAENDYELASIYFSKVDINENTSSMNPKVLLELCRLIYNAILQQYQNFNEEIPNIDILNSMCHYLRNTSELFTLNKNMLKTEVNYSSMHFSIFTLHAELLMLQPSTDINWEFINSIIEQLQTEYPKKIESHLLSYKVRNKTMHPENLNEELKELIMKMIINIDIKENFEAITNCISDFAQKSITLANVCLDYIFGNKLDPQRDQTIFEKLICIRVYLTTQSSQLNTSEMISSLKDYCTKIEHTIVHEVGLTTVSTIITLFWNTGKTLQKRDQFLESNEFYNLALMNIFCQNYADRSKIQRALIQNFIQLDDMGRAKEIYQTMDYANKKLPLSQLLLLKILYKENDIKGCEECFSQLKINEGDSSVECLILGVEECKDNIELSLKAMQMLFEKLEEAHFAKDDKGKVSFPIFSLTRYIIQLITKVTEKNGNESFLLYYSVITNLLSKSLEYFKVLQDRTVVARKLNANVTTEIISIDEIEWFSSTCYNIASKCFRENIQVDIDRIVTLAIEYFSLIPIEDVDFSIKCHFKYWYFRTKLLALAVSSSKLSGDTNDQKRLMIEKKVENLNNEIIELINSKDMKDKGNDDEKTKINSCLIELLRLTFEDIMSTKNKEKILAFIKKSYNQNEKQIEILFFSMTVNNPNLSQSIAVYIMEMLIDRNTSSNLLGVEVLLRWLKIYMNFILDLDMTCKFLLVEQLSKQLQQENIPKLIEKQEVRDDLEIISTLCWNQGINLIMEEDKVNANVYCKQALYFAELANPKLCEQLKQMWNALEESK, encoded by the coding sequence ATGAGTGAAATGAATTCAGTAGTCAAAGCAACTCTTGAGGAGTTTTGCGATTCTTCTGTATGGTTAGTTCAACagttttcttcaaatttggAAAACACATTTTCAAGTGTTGAGAACAGATTAGATGGTTTACAACCAATGGCAGAAAAATATGAGAGATTATTCAGAACTAGTCCCATCATAATAGATGAAGAACTGTGTTTgaaattggaaaataatTCTACTAGCCTGTGGAATCAGATTACAATGAtagaaaaatcaaagaataacaaagaaaatcaaaaaatctTGTTCAGATGCAAAGTTTATGCTACTATTCTACTTTCTATTTATGAAAGTTTGTCGCCAACGGTAGTGAATAAATTGATGGTTTTGAAATGTTATATCACAGTCTTGAAAGGACTTGAAGGGGAATTTTACGATCAACAAATATTGAGGAATATTCAAGAACAATGTGATAAATTGCTTATTGTTACTCAAgatgaaataaatgataacaaaataaaaaatcatctTGAAACAGAGCAGAAGGAAAAAGACTTTAACAATTTAAGAATCGAGTATctaataattaattttcaaCTAGCATTAGCTGAAAATGACTATGAATTAGCTAGTATCTATTTCTCAAAAGTAGATATAAATGAGAATACATCATCAATGAATCCAAAAGTACTTTTGGAGTTGTGCCGTTTGATTTATAATGCTATTTTACAACAATACCAGAATTTTAACGAAGAGATAccaaatattgatattttgaattcCATGTGTCATTATTTAAGGAATACGTCGGAACTATTcacattaaataaaaacatgTTAAAAACTGAAGTAAATTATAGTAGTATGcatttttccatttttacATTACATGCTGAACTATTAATGCTACAACCCTCTACTGATATTAATTGggaatttattaattcaataatagaGCAGCTTCAAACAGAATACCCAAAAAAGATAGAATCACATCTGCTATCCTATAAAGTGCGCAATAAAACTATGCATCCAGAgaatttaaatgaagaattgaaagaattaattaTGAAAATGATTATAAACATCGATATTAAGGAGAATTTTGAAGCTATTACTAACTGCATTTCTGATTTTGCACAGAAATCAATAACTTTAGCAAACGTGTGCCTTGATTACATCTTCGGGAATAAACTTGATCCACAAAGAGATCAAACAATCTTTGAGAAGTTGATTTGTATCAGGGTATACTTAACGACACAAAGTTCTCAACTAAATACATCAGAAATGATAAGTAGTTTAAAGGATTATTGTACAAAGATAGAACACACTATTGTTCACGAGGTGGGATTGACAACGGTATCTACGataataacattattttGGAACACAGGGAAAACACTCCAAAAACGAGATCAATTTTTGGAGAGTAATgagttttataatttagcattaatgaatatattttgtcAAAATTATGCAGATAGAAGTAAAATTCAAAGAGCTTTAATCCAAAATTTCATCCAATTAGATGATATGGGAAGAGCAAAGGAAATTTATCAAACCATGGATTATGCAAATAAAAAGTTGCCTTTATCACAATTGTTATtacttaaaatattatataaagaaaatgatattaaaggTTGTGAAGAATGTTTTTCAcaactaaaaataaatgaagGAGACTCGTCAGTTGAGTGTTTAATTTTAGGTGTCGAAGAATGTaaagataatattgaaCTTTCATTAAAAGCCATGCAAATGCTCTTTGAAAAACTTGAGGAAGCTCATTTTGCAAAAGATGATAAGGGAAAAGTTTCTTTCccaattttttctttaacaAGATATATTATCCAATTAATAACGAAGGTGACAGAGAAGAATGGTAACGAAAGCTTTCTCCTTTATTATTCAGTTATTACCAACCTTTTATCTAAGTCTCTGGAATATTTCAAGGTTTTACAAGATAGAACCGTAGTCGCAAGAAAATTAAACGCAAATGTCACAACTGAAATAATCtcaattgatgaaataGAATGGTTCAGCTCAACCTGTTACAATATTGCTTCGAAATGTTTTAGAGAAAACATTCAAGTAGATATAGATCGTATCGTAACACTCGCTATCGAGTATTTTTCTCTAATCCCAATTGAAGATGTTGATTTCTCAATAAAATGtcattttaaatattggtATTTCAGGACAAAATTACTAGCTCTTGCAGTTTCGTCATCTAAATTGTCTGGCGACACAAATGATCAAAAACGTTTGATGATAGAGAAGAAAGTTGAAAATCTaaacaatgaaattattgaattaattaattcCAAAGACATGAAAGATAAAGGAAATGATGATGAGAAGACGAAAATTAATAGCTGTTTAATTGAACTTTTACGACTAACATTTGAGGATATAATGTcgacaaaaaataaagaaaagatTTTAGCATTTATAAAGAAGTCATATAACCAAAATGAGAAGCAAATCgagattttattttttagcATGACAGTTAACAATCCTAATTTATCACAAAGTATTGCAGTATACATAATGGAGATGTTAATTGACCGTAATACAAGTTCAAACTTGCTTGGCGTCGAGGTTTTACTAAGATGgctaaaaatttatatgaATTTCATATTAGATCTTGACATGACATGTAAGTTTCTGTTAGTAGAACAGCTATCAAAGCAATTGCAACAAGAAAATATCCCAAAACTGATAGAAAAACAAGAAGTAAGAGATGATTTAGAAATTATTTCAACTTTATGTTGGAATCAGGGTATTAACCTAATAATGGAAGAAGACAAAGTCAACGCAAATGTATACTGTAAACAAGCGCTTTATTTTGCTGAATTGGCTAATCCAAAATTATGTGAGCAATTAAAGCAAATGTGGAATGCCCTTGAGGAATCAAAATAG